The following are from one region of the Candidatus Hydrogenedens sp. genome:
- a CDS encoding immunoglobulin domain-containing protein, translating to MYSNKSFARLIFLSVLLLGITSFSHSATQRILIVGDSWAEIVWNDSIWPYVLNYYGLGEWSVQGDKVAIGGTMAEHFADDWPNPRDNNNPVRTYSLYNAIMNNPTIDIVHLSLGGNDLLWKWKNGMQPQPGPNNDVFDEIETDLVTVVDYILSLRPDIKVGLVDYDFVNVWELALAGNQAAMLMQANLNNPSPSELNSAFVELGWRKRNIASTRNRVAYIHNFGLQHYRYGHPGFWDAGPVYRPPFASNTSPIPGDPPNYIPFPGGLIEYPTARAALANNGNDPIHLNTTGYRDLCGHALYQFFANWLMDTTPPYVASIARNPLAPNPTNATTLEFIVTFTEPVLNVTVDDFVIDGAGFSGASILSVSGSDSTRTVTINRGTGSGDISIDFIDRDTVYDLNWRVLGNALGVNFGQGNGNYTAGESYTIDTTSPTVLITTNTSQPNETTYASFTATFSEPVTGFTSSDIQLSVSGSGIAQVTDFSGNGATYNFGITVSRASDIFVTITIPGSCCTDTAGNPNQGGSYPNYYFKLPQFSSTDIYLSNGTLGNLELNSGDSLTLYTGTNTNQPFYRINSGPMIQGQLLDIGGGNYVGKFNFQNIYVPSGVTVNVSGTNPLVICATKDITWNTTLDVSGTVPGRAGGGVGGAGGTGGNGGSGGSGGTAYGSGAGAAPGGAGGDYTNGGNGQAGTSYGGTAGGSGYQGSGGQPGVAGSTGQAGFGGMGSGGTGGSRGEAGGASAVWSNGGSAGNGGSPGGGSGVVLCNNGGPGGNGTEGGNGGNATVGAPGNSGQNGSSGGNGSFIASADNLSLAGGSGGGGGGGGGGGGGGQGGGKGGGGGSGGSGGGGGAAWNTPCHNCGGSGVDGFGGAGGYGGAGGSGGAGGNGGTASKARDGGQGGNGGGVAVLSARGLLQFGGQTNISSSAPGNGGSIIPPNAGSGGIDPCDNWGWGAGGNGGTQGYYANTVAWCFPITTWGGPGGAGARGGRGGIGGSGGQSGSSGAGGNGGLGTPGMVKLHGSIILSSSGTIICENHTSDSSSNIIGRFTHISNMRTPNYPVFSDDILSGNTTNDTVLKAPAPYNLLIQSPLIPQLVNGPATGGFTLSNFWNKSQVVTPGVDLVEMVVLSGSNSPFKDFKQVFLVNNGGADAHEVELYVDGSSTYNLGTIPDGNIWTTTVPEGINVSFKVGMDITLNPTVVETYQGASFNINAQVIGGTGSKSYRWLKNGGQVAITTSPSLTINPATLTDAGIYTVEVTDSTHTELSDNNTSVIIYAPVSITLQPVGGNYTTGQSLLITTNATGGKGVLSYDWRKGGVSLGAPNLPYLDLSPAGPEDNGEYDVVITDELGIIPYGQTVSNTVQITVNDPLAVYGPASQTTVYEGTPNVQLTVLASGGVTPYRYQWFKDLNNNGILDGGEALSNTSPFSGVDTSTLTVSSPTNNESGIYRCVVTDNDGNGESKVSQAGTLSVVPHLTITVQPQNAVRNPGQNVQFTVEINGGILPITYTWRRASIGNLPPEQQPGGNMLTLNNLSETDEDFYDVVIEDSGTDSVTSEAVFLMIVDDPLTITSQPTGLRVYVGEYTSHTLQVSVSGGYGTIRYLWMKDSQPAPGVNNQSSYIIAPLTTDASGTYYCVVSDDVPENNINSDTAELVIAEHMQFVNNLPAVKYAPYNEPLTLSVSLSGGLGNLNYEWWFDDGSGYVQINENSPTIDLGNPTTTNTGLYYVHVLDEREGLQSNICQVYVGEDLAITQQPQEVLMYIGEAPNFQLSVQTTDGFGNKQYTWYRDAEPAPGTNTDAIYISPQLDPSLTGNYWVEVRDEKDTVQSEQARVVIGSHAEFLQQPTGGTASEGDTWRFEVEVTGGLVELHYQWKFQPLGKGKEIQNIGTDSPILEIAEVSSDDAGLYWVEVTDVRETVSSNQVMLNVEKGIPLVNVFSIAFTVITVIALFFWIRHGKVKV from the coding sequence ATGTATTCCAACAAAAGTTTTGCTCGTTTAATATTCTTATCCGTTTTATTGTTAGGAATTACTTCTTTTTCACACTCTGCAACGCAGCGTATTTTAATTGTTGGAGATAGCTGGGCAGAGATTGTTTGGAATGACTCTATTTGGCCCTATGTGTTGAATTACTACGGATTAGGGGAATGGAGTGTTCAAGGGGACAAGGTTGCTATAGGTGGAACAATGGCAGAACATTTTGCAGATGATTGGCCAAATCCACGGGATAATAACAATCCAGTCCGTACTTATTCTCTTTACAATGCCATTATGAATAATCCAACCATTGACATAGTTCATTTAAGTTTAGGAGGTAATGACCTTTTATGGAAATGGAAGAATGGTATGCAACCCCAGCCTGGACCCAATAATGATGTGTTTGATGAAATTGAAACGGATTTAGTGACAGTTGTTGATTATATACTTTCACTTCGTCCTGACATTAAAGTTGGTTTAGTGGATTATGATTTCGTCAATGTCTGGGAATTAGCCTTAGCCGGGAATCAAGCGGCTATGCTGATGCAGGCTAACTTAAATAATCCATCACCAAGTGAATTAAATTCTGCTTTTGTGGAGTTGGGCTGGCGGAAAAGGAATATCGCAAGTACTCGTAATCGGGTGGCATATATCCATAACTTTGGTTTACAACATTATCGATATGGACATCCTGGCTTTTGGGATGCAGGACCTGTTTACCGTCCGCCGTTTGCTAGTAATACCAGTCCTATACCCGGAGACCCGCCTAATTATATTCCTTTCCCGGGCGGTTTGATTGAATATCCGACTGCCCGTGCGGCTCTTGCAAATAATGGAAATGATCCAATACATTTGAATACAACAGGATATCGTGATTTATGTGGACATGCTCTTTATCAATTTTTTGCTAATTGGCTTATGGATACCACACCTCCTTATGTCGCTTCTATTGCACGTAACCCATTGGCTCCAAATCCTACAAATGCAACAACCTTGGAGTTTATTGTAACCTTTACGGAACCTGTTTTGAATGTTACAGTAGACGATTTTGTTATAGATGGCGCCGGTTTCAGTGGTGCATCTATCTTATCTGTTTCTGGTAGTGATAGCACGCGCACAGTAACAATTAATCGGGGAACAGGTAGTGGTGATATAAGTATTGATTTTATTGACCGAGACACGGTGTATGATTTAAATTGGCGTGTTCTGGGTAATGCTTTAGGTGTAAATTTTGGTCAGGGAAATGGAAACTATACTGCTGGCGAATCCTATACGATTGACACTACATCTCCTACCGTGTTAATAACCACGAATACTTCTCAGCCCAATGAAACTACTTATGCGAGTTTTACGGCAACTTTTAGTGAACCTGTAACGGGTTTTACTTCGAGTGATATTCAGTTATCTGTATCCGGTAGTGGTATCGCTCAGGTAACAGATTTTTCGGGAAATGGTGCAACATATAATTTTGGGATAACAGTCTCCCGTGCTTCAGATATATTTGTTACGATTACAATACCCGGAAGTTGTTGTACAGATACAGCGGGAAACCCCAATCAAGGAGGCTCTTATCCGAATTATTATTTTAAACTTCCCCAATTTTCATCAACAGATATTTACCTTAGTAATGGGACTTTAGGAAATTTAGAATTAAATTCAGGAGACAGTCTTACCCTTTACACAGGAACTAATACAAATCAGCCATTTTATCGCATTAATTCAGGTCCTATGATTCAAGGACAATTGTTAGACATAGGTGGTGGAAATTATGTAGGAAAATTTAATTTTCAGAATATATATGTTCCCTCCGGTGTTACGGTCAATGTATCTGGAACAAATCCTTTAGTTATTTGTGCTACTAAAGATATAACATGGAATACTACTTTAGATGTTTCTGGTACGGTCCCCGGACGGGCAGGAGGTGGTGTTGGTGGAGCAGGTGGTACAGGGGGGAATGGTGGTTCTGGAGGTAGTGGAGGTACAGCCTATGGTAGTGGAGCAGGAGCAGCCCCGGGTGGTGCAGGGGGGGATTATACCAATGGGGGTAATGGACAGGCCGGGACAAGTTATGGAGGTACTGCGGGCGGTTCTGGTTATCAAGGTTCAGGAGGTCAACCGGGTGTTGCAGGTTCAACAGGACAAGCAGGTTTTGGTGGAATGGGTTCCGGTGGAACCGGTGGTTCCAGAGGTGAGGCTGGAGGTGCTTCCGCAGTATGGTCAAATGGTGGTTCTGCGGGCAATGGAGGTTCACCCGGAGGCGGTTCAGGTGTAGTATTGTGTAATAATGGTGGTCCTGGTGGTAATGGTACGGAAGGTGGCAATGGTGGAAATGCTACGGTAGGAGCTCCCGGGAATAGCGGGCAAAATGGTTCTTCTGGTGGAAACGGCTCTTTTATTGCATCTGCAGATAATTTGTCTCTGGCAGGAGGTTCTGGAGGAGGCGGAGGAGGCGGAGGAGGTGGCGGTGGTGGAGGACAAGGTGGTGGAAAAGGAGGAGGTGGCGGTAGTGGCGGTAGTGGTGGCGGAGGTGGCGCAGCATGGAATACACCATGTCATAATTGTGGAGGTTCTGGAGTAGATGGGTTTGGAGGAGCAGGTGGATATGGAGGTGCTGGTGGTTCTGGTGGTGCAGGCGGAAACGGTGGAACAGCAAGTAAAGCCCGCGACGGTGGACAAGGTGGAAATGGCGGTGGTGTTGCTGTCCTTTCTGCAAGAGGTCTTCTTCAATTTGGAGGACAAACCAATATTTCCTCATCTGCTCCCGGCAATGGAGGTTCTATTATTCCTCCCAATGCGGGTTCAGGAGGTATAGACCCATGCGATAATTGGGGCTGGGGAGCAGGAGGAAATGGGGGAACTCAAGGTTATTATGCAAATACAGTAGCATGGTGTTTCCCAATAACAACATGGGGCGGTCCTGGTGGTGCTGGTGCTCGTGGTGGTCGTGGTGGAATTGGCGGTTCAGGAGGACAGAGTGGCTCTTCCGGTGCAGGTGGTAACGGAGGATTAGGCACACCGGGTATGGTAAAACTACACGGTAGTATTATTTTATCTTCTTCAGGGACTATTATTTGTGAAAATCATACTTCCGATTCCAGTTCCAACATTATAGGCCGTTTTACTCATATATCAAATATGAGAACACCTAACTATCCTGTGTTTTCAGACGATATTTTGTCAGGAAACACGACAAATGACACGGTTTTGAAAGCACCTGCTCCTTACAATCTATTAATACAGTCTCCATTAATTCCGCAATTAGTTAATGGCCCTGCTACAGGTGGTTTTACATTGTCTAATTTCTGGAATAAATCGCAAGTAGTTACTCCGGGCGTTGACTTAGTCGAAATGGTTGTTCTTTCAGGTTCAAATTCGCCTTTCAAAGATTTTAAACAAGTTTTTCTTGTTAACAATGGCGGAGCAGATGCTCATGAAGTAGAACTTTATGTAGATGGTTCATCTACGTATAATCTTGGCACAATTCCTGATGGAAATATCTGGACAACTACAGTGCCGGAAGGAATTAATGTTTCTTTTAAAGTGGGTATGGACATTACACTCAACCCAACAGTTGTAGAAACTTATCAAGGGGCATCCTTTAATATCAATGCACAGGTCATTGGTGGAACAGGGAGTAAGTCCTATCGTTGGTTAAAAAATGGAGGGCAAGTAGCAATTACTACTTCGCCGTCTTTGACCATAAATCCGGCCACCCTCACGGATGCAGGTATTTATACAGTTGAAGTTACGGATAGCACACATACGGAATTGAGCGATAATAATACAAGTGTGATTATTTACGCCCCTGTATCTATTACTTTACAACCTGTTGGTGGCAATTATACAACAGGACAAAGCCTGTTAATAACTACAAATGCGACAGGAGGTAAAGGAGTTCTATCCTACGACTGGCGGAAAGGCGGCGTATCGTTAGGTGCTCCCAACTTACCCTACTTAGACCTCTCACCTGCCGGTCCCGAAGATAATGGCGAATATGATGTCGTTATCACAGACGAACTCGGTATAATTCCTTATGGGCAGACGGTATCCAATACCGTACAGATTACCGTAAACGACCCGTTAGCGGTGTATGGTCCTGCAAGTCAGACTACAGTGTATGAAGGGACACCGAATGTCCAATTAACTGTCCTTGCAAGTGGTGGAGTAACGCCATATCGGTATCAGTGGTTCAAAGACCTGAATAATAACGGTATTTTAGACGGAGGCGAGGCGTTAAGTAATACCTCTCCATTTTCAGGCGTAGATACAAGTACATTAACTGTCTCTTCACCTACTAATAATGAAAGTGGTATTTATCGTTGTGTGGTGACAGATAACGATGGCAATGGGGAAAGTAAAGTATCTCAAGCAGGGACATTAAGCGTAGTGCCACATCTTACCATAACTGTGCAGCCGCAAAACGCTGTTCGTAATCCGGGACAAAATGTGCAATTTACTGTCGAAATCAATGGTGGTATTCTACCTATCACATATACATGGCGTAGAGCCAGTATTGGCAATTTACCTCCAGAGCAACAACCCGGTGGAAATATGCTCACACTTAACAACTTGAGCGAGACGGATGAAGATTTCTACGATGTAGTAATAGAAGATAGTGGCACGGATAGTGTAACTTCTGAGGCGGTGTTCTTAATGATAGTGGATGACCCACTTACTATTACATCTCAACCAACTGGCTTGCGTGTGTATGTGGGCGAATATACTTCTCATACACTTCAGGTCAGTGTAAGTGGTGGATATGGTACTATCCGTTACCTGTGGATGAAGGATAGTCAACCTGCACCGGGTGTTAATAACCAATCCTCTTATATCATTGCTCCATTAACTACAGATGCCTCCGGTACTTACTACTGCGTAGTCAGTGATGATGTGCCGGAGAATAATATCAACTCCGATACAGCAGAATTAGTAATTGCAGAACATATGCAGTTTGTTAACAACCTGCCTGCGGTAAAATACGCGCCGTATAATGAGCCATTGACTTTATCTGTTTCACTGTCAGGTGGATTGGGTAATCTTAATTATGAATGGTGGTTCGATGATGGTAGTGGATATGTCCAAATAAATGAGAATTCTCCAACGATTGATTTAGGCAATCCTACAACTACCAATACAGGGTTGTATTATGTGCATGTGCTTGATGAACGCGAAGGATTACAATCCAACATTTGTCAGGTATATGTAGGTGAAGATTTGGCGATTACGCAGCAGCCCCAGGAAGTATTAATGTATATAGGTGAAGCTCCGAATTTCCAATTAAGTGTTCAAACAACCGATGGCTTCGGAAATAAACAATATACATGGTATCGTGACGCAGAACCTGCTCCCGGTACAAATACTGATGCGATTTATATTTCACCTCAATTAGATCCATCATTGACGGGTAATTACTGGGTTGAAGTTCGTGATGAGAAAGATACCGTCCAATCAGAACAAGCACGGGTTGTGATTGGTTCTCATGCAGAATTTCTCCAACAGCCTACAGGTGGCACAGCGAGTGAAGGCGATACATGGCGATTTGAAGTAGAAGTTACAGGTGGCTTAGTTGAACTACACTATCAATGGAAATTCCAGCCGTTAGGAAAAGGTAAGGAAATTCAAAATATTGGAACAGATTCACCTATATTAGAAATCGCAGAAGTAAGTTCGGATGATGCAGGTTTATACTGGGTAGAAGTTACCGATGTTCGTGAGACGGTTTCCTCTAATCAGGTCATGTTAAATGTTGAAAAAGGGATACCATTAGTTAATGTATTCAGCATTGCTTTTACAGTCATAACTGTTATTGCATTATTCTTCTGGATTAGGCATGGTAAAGTAAAAGTATAA
- a CDS encoding peptide chain release factor-like protein, translating to MTRFGVSPKKEQELIQWMERLEIKEEDLEERFISSRGPGGQNVNHTSTGVYIKHTPSGIEVKVDTSRSQSLNRFFARRRLCELIEYQRYGKESSLIKKINKEKKQKQRRNRRSRKKYLKTEPSEKIDPSD from the coding sequence ATGACACGATTTGGTGTTTCCCCAAAAAAAGAGCAAGAACTTATCCAATGGATGGAACGGTTGGAAATTAAAGAAGAAGATTTAGAAGAAAGATTTATTTCCTCTCGAGGACCTGGTGGACAAAATGTAAACCATACATCCACAGGCGTTTATATAAAACATACTCCTTCAGGTATTGAGGTAAAAGTAGATACATCTCGTTCCCAATCATTAAATCGTTTCTTTGCTCGACGCAGACTTTGCGAATTGATAGAATATCAACGATATGGAAAAGAATCCTCTCTTATAAAAAAAATAAATAAAGAGAAAAAGCAAAAACAAAGAAGAAATAGGCGCTCAAGAAAAAAATACCTTAAAACAGAACCATCAGAAAAAATAGACCCATCAGATTAG